CGGTGGCGGCGGGCGACTACAGCGGCGGCACGAACCACATCCTCCCCACCGGCGGCACGGCCCGCTGGGCGAGCGGGCTGGGCGTCCACACCTTCCTGCGCCTGCAGCAGGAGTTCGCCGGCAGCCCGGCCGGGCTCTCCGCCTGGGCGGGGGCGGCGGTCCGGCTGGCCAGGGCGGAGGGCCTGGAGAACCACGCGCGGAGCGCCGAGGCTCGCCTGGAGCACCTGGCCGGAGCGGGGGCGGGCGGGGGAGACGGGGCGTGAGAGGCGTGGAGAGGCTGGAGCTGGACCGGAACGAGAACCCCTACCCCTGGCCGGAGGAGTGGCTCGCCGAGCTGGCGCGGCGGCTGGCGGCGCACGGGCTCGGCCGCTACCCGCGACGGCGGGGGGAGCTGGAGGCGGCGCTCGCCCGCTACGGCCGAGAGAGCGCCTCGCCGCCGCCCACCGGCGAGCTGGCTGTGCTGGCCACCAACGGCTCGGACGAGGCGCTCCTGGCGGCGGTGCTGGCGTTCACCCGGCCCGGGGAGGCGGTGGTCTACCTGGAGCCCGGCTTCGCCATGTACCCTCAGGCGGCGGAGGTGACCGGGAGGCGGGCGCGGCCGGTGCCGCTGGGAGAGCGCTGGGAGGTGGACGCGGCGGCGCTCCGGGCGGCGCTGGCGGAGGAGCGGGCGGCGGGCCGGGAGGTGCTGGCCTTCCTCTGCCGGCCGAACAACCCCACCGGCAACCTCTGGCCGCTGGAGGCGGTGGAGGCGGCCGCCGCCACGGGCGCCTGGGTGCTGGTCGACGAGGCCTACTTCGAGTTTGCGGGAGAGAGCGCGCTCGGGCTGGTGGACCGGTACCCGCGCCTCCTGGTCAGCCGAACCCTCTCCAAGGCCTTCGGCCTGGCCGGCCTCCGGCTGGGCTACGTGCTGGGCCGGCCGGAGGCGGTGGAGCGCCTGCGCGCGTCGCTGGCGCCCTACACGGTCAACGCCGCCGCCGTCGAGGCCGGGCTCATGCTGCTGGAGCGCGAGCGTCTCGGGGTGGTGGCGGGCTGGCGGCAGGCGATCGTCGCCGAGCGGGAGCGGCTGGCGGCGGAGCTCGGGCGGATCCCGGGGCTGGCGGTGGCGCCGAGCGCGGCCAACTTCCTCCTCTTCGAGGTCGACCCGCGCCGGAGCGGTTGGGAGGCGCGGTCGCTCTGGCGGGCGCTGGACCGGCGCGGGGTGGCGCTCCGCTACTTCGGCGACCAGGTGCCTCGTCTGGAGCGGGCGCTCCGCTGGAGCGTCGGGCGGCCGGACGAGGACGAGCGGGCGTTGGCGCTGCTGCGGGAGCTGGTGGGCGCGCGGGAGGCGACGGCATGAGCGGAGAGGCGAGCGGCGCTCCGGCGGGCGGCCCGGCGGCCCGGCGGGCGACGGTGGAGCGGGCGACGCGGGAGACGCGGATCCGCCTCGGGATCGGGCTCGACGGGAGCGGCAGCGCCGTCCTGCGCACCGGGCTCCCCTTCTTCGAGCACCTCCTCGACGCCTTCGCCCGCCACGGCCTCTTCGACCTGGAGGTGGAGGCCGAGGGCGACATGGAGGTGGACGCCCACCACACGGTGGAGGACGTCGGCCTCTGCCTGGGGCGGGCGCTGGAGCAAGCGCTGGGCGACCACGCCGGCATCCGCCGCTTCGGCTGGGCGGCGCTCCCCATGGACGAGACGCTGGTGCTGGCGGCCGTCGACCTCTCCGGCCGTCCCCTGCTCGACTGGCGGGTGGAGGTGACCTCCCGCGCCTTCGGCCTCTTCCACACCGACCTGGCGGCCGAGTTCTGGCGTGCGGTCGCTTCCGAGGGGCGCCTGACGCTCCATCTCCGCACGCTGGCGGGCTCCCAGCCGCACCACGTGCTCGAGGCCACTTGGAAGGCGGCGGCGCTCGCCCTCCGCCAAGCGGTCGAGTTCGACCCCCGCCGGCGGGGGATCCCCTCCACCAAGGGGCGGATCGGTTGAGGAGGTGGCGCCTCTGTCCATCGCGGTGATCGACTACGGCGTCGGCAACCTGTTCAGCCTGGGCGCCGCGCTGGACGCGGTGGGCGCGCGCTGGCGCCTGGTGGACGTGGCCGGGCCCGGCGCGCCCGCCCGGCTGGCGGAGGCCGACGGCCTTCTCCTCCCCGGCGTCGGCGCCTTCGGACCTGCCATGGAGCGTCTCCGCGAGACCGGCGTGGCCGAGAGCCTCCGTCGCCTGGCTGGGGAGGGCATGCCCCTCCTCGGCATCTGCCTCGGCTTCCAGCTGCTCTTCGACGGCTCCGAGGAAGGCGCCCCCGACCCCGACCGGCCGCTGCCCGGGCTCGGTCTCCTCCCCGGCGTCGTCCGCCGGCTGCCGCCCGGCGACCCGGTGCCGCACGTGGGCTGGAACCCGGTGCTCTGGGAGGGCGAGCCGCCCGACCCCCTCCTCGGCGCCGAGCCCGGCGAGCCCTTCTACTTCGTGCACGGCTACGCGGTCGCCGTCGGGGGAGACGGCCGCCGGTCGGACGGCCTCCGCTGGGCCTGGGCGGAGTACAACGGCCTGCGCCTGGCGGCCGCCGCCTCGCGCGGCAACCTCTGGGGCAGCCAGTTTCACCCGGAGAAGAGCGGGACCGCCGGCCTCGCCCTCCTCGCACGCTTCGCGGGGCGGTGCGGATGCTGATCGTCCCCGCCCTGGACCTGCTCGGCGGACGGGTGGTCCGCCTGGAGCAGGGCGATTTCGGCCGCAGGCTCCTCGACCTCGACCCGCTGGAGGCGGCGCGGCGCTGGGTGGCGGAGGGCGCCCGGCGCCTGCACGTGGTCGACCTGGACGGCGCGCGGCAGGGACGCCCGGCGCAGCTGGAGCTGGTGGCACGCATCGCCGCCCTGGGCGTCCCCGTCGAACTGGGCGGCGGTCTGCGCGGCCTCGAGGACGTGGCCGCCGCCTTCGCCGCCGGCGCCTGGCGGGCGGTCCTGGGTACCGCGGCGGTCCGCCACCCGGAGCTGCTGGCGGCGGCGCTGGAGCGCTGGGGCCCCGGGCGGGTGACGGCGCAGCTCGACCTGCGCGCCGGGCGCCCCGCCACCGCCGGCTGGCGGGAGGAGGAGCCGCTCGACCCGCGCCGCCTCCTCCGCCGCTGGCAGGAAGCGGGTCTTCGCGAGGTGCTCCTCAGCGACGCCTCCCGCGACGGCACCTTGGCCGGCTTCGACCCCGCCCCCTACCTGGCCGTCCTTCCGCCGGACCTGGCCTGGTGGGCGGCGGGCGGCCTGGCGGGCCCTCGGGACCTGGAGCGGGCGGCCCCCCTGGAGGAGCGGGGCCTGCGCGGGCTGATCGTCGGCCGCGCCCTCTACGAGGGGCGGATCCGGTTGGGAGGCGAGAGGACGTGAGCTGGTACCGGCGCGTCATCCCCTGCCTGGACGTGCGCGACGGCCGCGTGGTGAAGGGCGTCCGCTTCGAGAACCTGCGCGACGCGGGCGATCCCGCCGAGCTGGCCGCCCGCTACGGCGAGGAAGGGGCGGACGAGGTGGTCTTCCTGGACGTCGACGCCTCCCGGCAAGGCCGCGGCCCGCTGCTGGAGGCGGTGCGCCGCACCGCCCGCCGCCTCTTCGTCCCCCTGGCGGTGGGCGGCGGCGTCCGCGACCTGGAGGACGTGGCCGACCTCCTCCGCGCCGGCGCCGACAAGGTATCGGTCAACACCGCCGCCGTCCGCCACCCGGAGCTGATCGAGCGCGCCTCCCGCCGCTTCGGCGCCCAGTGCGTGGTGGTGGCGGTGGACGCGCGGCCGGCGCCGCCGGGCTCCGGCTTCCGCTGGGAAGTGGTGGTGGAGGGCGGGAGCCGGCCCACGGGTCTGGACGCCGTCGCCTGGGCCGAGGAAGCCGTCCGGCGCGGCGCCGGCGAGATCCTGCTCACCTCGGTGGCGCGGGACGGCACCGGCGAGGGCTTCGACCTGGAGCTGGTGGAGGCGGTGGCCGGGCGCGTGCCGGTCCCCGTCATCGCCTCGGGCGGCGCCGGGCGGGCGGAGGACTTCGTCGAGCTCTTCCGCCGCACGCGGGCGGCCGCGGCGCTGGCGGCCTCGCGCTTCCACTACGGGGGCATGAGCCTCGCCGAGGTGAAGGCCGCGCTCGAGGCGGCCGGCATCCCCGTCCGCCCGGCCCCGGCACGCCCGGCGAGCGCCCCCGCGGCGGCCGCCGCGGGGGCCGGCCTTCCCCTCGCCGGCGGCCGGGCGCGGCCGGTCGACCCCGGCGCCGTCCGCTGGGACGAGCGCGGCCTCTGCCCCGTGGTGGTCCAGGAGGCCGACAGCGGCCGCCTCCTGATGCTCGCCTGGGCCGACCGGGAGGCGCTCCGCAGGACGCTGGAGGAGGGCCGCGCCTGGTTCTGGAGCCGCTCGCGCGGGCGCCTCTGGAGGAAGGGCGAGGGCTCGGGCCACGAGCAGCGCGTGCTGGAAGTCTCCATGGACTGCGACGGCGACGCGCTCCTCTACCGCGTGCTGCCGCAGGGGCCGGCCTGCCACCTGGGCACGCCCAGCTGCTGGGGCGACCCGCCCGCCACATGGCTGGACGACCTGGAACGCCTGCTCGACGCCCGCCTGCGCGACCTCCCGCCCGGCTCCTACGTGGCCGGCCTGGCCCGGCGTGGAGCCGCGCGGCTCCGCCAGAAGGTGGGCGAGGAGGCGGTGGAGGTGGTGCTGGCCGCGGCGGAAGGGCGCCGGCGACTGGTGGAGGAGGGGGCCGACCTGCTCTTCCACCTCCTCCTGCTCCTCCGCTCAGAGGGCGTCGCCTGGTCGGAGCTGCTGGCCGAGCTGCGACAGCGCCACCCGCTGGCGGCGCGCACGGCGGAGGGCGCGAGGCCTCTCCCCGCGGCGCCGGAGCGCGACGCGGGATATGATCAGGAGGGGGCGCCTGGGAGGTTGGCGGGTACGGCGGGCTGAGGTATCGTGGGTCCGAGCCGCGACCGGCGGTCGGGCGGTAGGTCGCCGCCATCGCGCCGTACCCGCACGGACGGCGTCGAGGGAGGGATCGGCTACGAGGGCGAGCGCACTCAGTCTTTACGACCAGTTGAAGAACTGGGTCCTGGCCTCGGTGGAGGACCAGTTGGCCCTCAGTGGCCGTGTGATGGAGTCGATCGGCCTCGACACCTACGAGCGCGAGTTCGACTGCTACGTCCGCCTGCCGGGACAGCCCGAGGACGACTACACCCTGACCGGCGAGATCCGCTTCTGGGTCAACGTGCTGGACGAGATGGCGGCTCAGGGCGACGAGGAGCCGCTGGAGGAGCAGCCGCTGGTCATCGAGACCACCATCACCATCTCCCAGGAGCGGCTGGGCCCCAGCGCGGTGGCCATGTGGGAGCGCGTCTCCGCCGAGCTGAACGCCGCCCATGCCGACCGAGCACACCTCAGCCTGATGCAGCGCTACGACGCGGGCAGCTTCGACCCCGCCGAGGCCGAGGCCCAGATCGTCGCCGAATGGGTGCGGGACCCCGACTCCATCAACGAGACCTACGTCCACGAAGTGATCAGCACCTTCGCCGAGATCCTGCGCCTGCTGGACGAGGAGTACCCGCTGCCCGAGGATCCGGGCGAGTGACCATGGCCGCGGGCGTGGCCTGGTGGGTCCGGCTGGAGGAGCCTCGCCCCTACCGGCCGGTCTGGACGCTGCAACAGCGCGTCCACGCGGCCCGGGTGGCGGGTGCCCTGCCGGACGTCCTGCTCCTCCTGGAGCACCGCCCGGTGGTGACGCTGGGGCGGGCGGGCGGCGCCGACCACCTGCTGCTGGCGCGGGAGGAGTTCGCCCGCCGCGGGGTGGAGCTGGTGGAGTCCGACCGCGGCGGCGACGTCACCTACCACGGGCCGGGGCAGCTGGTGGCCTACTTCCTCGCGGGCCTGGAGACGGTGGAGGGCGACGTGGCGCGCCTGGTCCGCCAGGTGGAGGAGGTGGCCATCCGCGTGGCGGCCCGCTTCGGCGTCCGGGCCGCTCGCTGGCCCGGTTACCCCGGCGCCTGGTGCGGCCCCGCGAAGCTGGCCGCCGTCGGCATGCGCATTCGCGAAGGCGTCAGCCTGCACGGGATGGCGCTCAACGTGGAGAACGACCTGGAACCCTTCGGCTGGATCATCCCCTGCGGCATCGAGGGCCACGGCGCCACCTCGCTTCGTCGCGAGAGCGGGCGGCCGGTGAGGCTGGATGAGGTGGTGCCGGTCTTCGTGGCCGAGGCGGAGAGCGTCTTCGGCTGGCAGCTCCTGGCCCGGCGCGAGGAGGAGCTCGAGGCGGCGCTGGCCGCCTTCGAGGCAGCCGCCGCCGGGGCGGTGGACAGGGCGGGCGGCGGGTGCTAGAGTGGGTCCGGTCGGAATCCGACCATTAATTCGCTCCTGCGAGGGCGAGATGGGGGGATCGGGATGCGCGAGGCGTGGAACCCGGACGAGGACGTCCGGGCTTTTTTGTGCCCGGAGCGGGTGCAGGGAGAGGCGCTCCGGTCCCGCGGGGAGGGAAGGTGATGGGCACGCGCAGGATCCTGATGCCCGAGGAGCACCCGCCGCTCGTCCAGGCGCTGCCGCTCAGCCTGCAGCACATGTTCGCCATGTTCGGGGCGACGGTCCTGGTGCCGTACCTGGTGGGCCTCGACCCGAGCATCGCCCTTCTGGCGAGCGGCGTGGGGACGCTGATCTACATCGTCAGCACGCGGTTCCAGGTCCCTTCCTACCTGGGCTCGAGCTTCGCCTTCATCGCGCCGCTGATCGCCGCCTCCAAGGCGTACGGCCTCCCGGCGGCGCTGGGTGGCGGCGTGGCGGCCGGACTGGTCTACGTGCTGGTGGCGCTCCTGGTCTCGCGCCTGGGCAGCGAGTGGATCCACACGCTGATGCCGCCCGCCTTCGTCGGCGCCATCGTCATCGTCATCGGGCTGGGGCTCGCGCCCACCGCCATCGACATGGCCATGAAGAACGCCCGCGGTGCGACCGATCCGGGCGCCATGCTGGTGGCGGCGGTCACCCTGGGCGTGGCGCTGGCCGTCTCGGTTTTCGGGCGGGGCTTCCTGTCGGTGGTGCCGGTGCTGACGGGCGTCATCGTCGGCTATGCCTTCGCGGCGGCGCGGGGGATGGTGGACTGGGCGCCGGTGCGGAGCGCGGCCTGGATCGGCCTGCCGCACTTCACCACGCCCGCCTTCAGCCTGCCGGCGGTGGCGCTGGTGGCGCCGGTGGCGCTGGTCACCCTGGCGGAGCACATCGGCCACCTCTTCGTCGCCAACTCCATCGTGGGACGCGACTTCTTCCGCCGCCCGGGTCTGCACCGCTCGCTGTTGGGCGACGGCCTGGCCACCATGGTGGCCTCCTTCCTGGGAGGGCCGCCCAGCACCACCTACGGCGAGAACCTGGGCGTCATGGCCATCACCCGCGTCTACAGCGTCTCGGTCATCGGGGGTGCCGGGTTGCTGGCCGCGCTGCTGGCCTTCGTTCCCAAGCTGGGCGCCGCCATCCACGCCATCCCGCAGCCGGTGATGGGCGGCGTCTCCATCCTGCTCTTCGGTACCATCGCGGCCTCCGGCCTGCGTATGCTGGTCGACGGCCGGGTCGACTATAGTAACCAGAAGAATCTCATGCTCTCCTCCGTCACGCTGGTGGTCGGCTTGGGCGGCACGGCGGTCGACCTGGGGCGCTTCCACCTGGAGGGGATGGCGCTGGCCACCGGGGTGGGGATCCTGCTCAACCTGGCCTTCCTGGCTGTGGAGCGGCTGCGCGGCCGGGAGGAGGAAGTCGGGCGGGAGGCCGTCACCGGGCCGGCGGAGGCGCTGCCGCTGGGCGGCGGGCTGCGCCGGAGCTGACCTCCCGCTCCGGCCGGAGCGGCCGGTCGCCCCGCGCTCCGCCGCCGGCGGGCGGAGGGGCGGGGGGCGAGGACGACGGCGCTGCCGAGCGGTGGCGGCCACCGGCTGCGGCCCTGGCAGGGCTTCGAGCCGGACCGCCTGGAGACGTTCCGGGCCGAGGACGGCACGGTCCTTCTGCTCCGGCGCTGGCAGGGACGGGGGGGCCCGAGGGGCGACATCCTCCTGCTCCACGGCGCCGGGGCGCACGGCGGGCTCTACGAGCCGCTGGCCGCCGAACTGGCGACGCGCGGCTGGTCCGTCTGGCTGCCGGACCTGCGCGGGCACGGGGCCTCGGGCGGCCGCCGCGGCGACGTGGAGCGCTTTGAGGTCTATGCGCGCGACCTGGCGCCGCTGGCCGGCAGGCTGGCGGCGCCCCGCTTCCTTTGGGGCGAGAGCATGGGCGGCCTGGTGGCGCTGGAGCTGGCGCTGGAGCAGCCCGGGGAGTGGAGCGGCCTCGTCCTCAGCGCTCCGGCGCTGGTGCTGATCCGTGCCATGAGCCGGCCGCTCCGCCTGCTGGGGCGGCTGGTCACCCGCCTCGTGCCGCGCCTGGAGGCGCCGCTGCTGGGACGCGGGGAGATGCCCGGACTGCCGGCGGGGACGCTGGGCCGGCAGTTCACCCTGCGCTGGGGCATGGAGGTGATGCGGGCGGGCGAAGAGCTGGTCGCCCGCCTGGAGCAGCTGCGCCTCCCCTCGCTCTGGCTCCTCCCGGGCGACGACCCGCTGGTCGACGAAGAGCGGGTAGCCGCGCTGGCGCGGCGGCTGCCCGGCGCCACGGTGCGCACCTACCCGGGCTACCCGCACGCCATCCTGACGGGGCCGGACCCGGTGGGCGTCGTCGCCTCGGCCAGCCAGTGGCTGGCGGAGCGGGCGGGCGCCGCCTCGCGGCCAGCCTCCTAGCCGGAAGTTCAGCCTGACCGAGGGGGGCGCAGCCCTTGTGGCGAGCGGGCTGAGGGGCCGTTGGCGGTTCGAAAGGTAGCCAGTCATTGTTAATCAGAACGTCTTGCATTCTCGCATGTGACGAGCTATCCTGTAGCCATGCGAGGCAGGGAGAGCGTACCCGTCCACCTGGAAACCGTCGTCAGCCGCAAGGGCGGTCGGACCTACACCACCCACCTCCTGCGCACCTCCTACCGCGAGGGCGGCAAGGTCAAGCACCGCACCGTCGCCAACGTCTCCGACCTTCCGGAGGCGGCCATCGAGGCGCTCCGGCGGGCGTTGCGCGGCGAGAAGCTGGTCGCGGTGGGCGAGGCGGTCCAGATCCTGGCCTCCCGTTCCCACGGCGCAGTGCTGGCGGTGCTGGAGTTTCTCCGCAAGATCGGCCTGGAGCGGATGATCCTGAGCTACGAGACGCCCTGGCGGAAGCTGGTGGTGGCGATGATCGTGGCGCGGGTGATCCGGCCGGGGTCGAAACTTTTCACACGCGGCTGGTGGCAGGGGACCACCCTGCCCGAGCTCCTCGACCTTCCCCACGGGGGCCGGGATACAGGCGCGCTCTACCAGGCGCTCGACGAACTGGGCGCGCACCAGGAGGCCATCGAGCGGAAGCTCGCCGAGAAGCACCTCCGCGACGGCGATCTGGTGCTGTACGATCTTTCCTCCAGCTACCTCGAGGGGCGGACCTGTCCCCTGGCCGCCTTCGGCTACAATCGGGA
This window of the Bacillota bacterium genome carries:
- a CDS encoding lysophospholipase, with amino-acid sequence MPSGGGHRLRPWQGFEPDRLETFRAEDGTVLLLRRWQGRGGPRGDILLLHGAGAHGGLYEPLAAELATRGWSVWLPDLRGHGASGGRRGDVERFEVYARDLAPLAGRLAAPRFLWGESMGGLVALELALEQPGEWSGLVLSAPALVLIRAMSRPLRLLGRLVTRLVPRLEAPLLGRGEMPGLPAGTLGRQFTLRWGMEVMRAGEELVARLEQLRLPSLWLLPGDDPLVDEERVAALARRLPGATVRTYPGYPHAILTGPDPVGVVASASQWLAERAGAASRPAS
- the lipB gene encoding lipoyl(octanoyl) transferase LipB, which encodes MTMAAGVAWWVRLEEPRPYRPVWTLQQRVHAARVAGALPDVLLLLEHRPVVTLGRAGGADHLLLAREEFARRGVELVESDRGGDVTYHGPGQLVAYFLAGLETVEGDVARLVRQVEEVAIRVAARFGVRAARWPGYPGAWCGPAKLAAVGMRIREGVSLHGMALNVENDLEPFGWIIPCGIEGHGATSLRRESGRPVRLDEVVPVFVAEAESVFGWQLLARREEELEAALAAFEAAAAGAVDRAGGGC
- the hisB gene encoding imidazoleglycerol-phosphate dehydratase HisB gives rise to the protein MSGEASGAPAGGPAARRATVERATRETRIRLGIGLDGSGSAVLRTGLPFFEHLLDAFARHGLFDLEVEAEGDMEVDAHHTVEDVGLCLGRALEQALGDHAGIRRFGWAALPMDETLVLAAVDLSGRPLLDWRVEVTSRAFGLFHTDLAAEFWRAVASEGRLTLHLRTLAGSQPHHVLEATWKAAALALRQAVEFDPRRRGIPSTKGRIG
- the uraA gene encoding uracil permease, which gives rise to MGTRRILMPEEHPPLVQALPLSLQHMFAMFGATVLVPYLVGLDPSIALLASGVGTLIYIVSTRFQVPSYLGSSFAFIAPLIAASKAYGLPAALGGGVAAGLVYVLVALLVSRLGSEWIHTLMPPAFVGAIVIVIGLGLAPTAIDMAMKNARGATDPGAMLVAAVTLGVALAVSVFGRGFLSVVPVLTGVIVGYAFAAARGMVDWAPVRSAAWIGLPHFTTPAFSLPAVALVAPVALVTLAEHIGHLFVANSIVGRDFFRRPGLHRSLLGDGLATMVASFLGGPPSTTYGENLGVMAITRVYSVSVIGGAGLLAALLAFVPKLGAAIHAIPQPVMGGVSILLFGTIAASGLRMLVDGRVDYSNQKNLMLSSVTLVVGLGGTAVDLGRFHLEGMALATGVGILLNLAFLAVERLRGREEEVGREAVTGPAEALPLGGGLRRS
- the hisH gene encoding imidazole glycerol phosphate synthase subunit HisH produces the protein MAVIDYGVGNLFSLGAALDAVGARWRLVDVAGPGAPARLAEADGLLLPGVGAFGPAMERLRETGVAESLRRLAGEGMPLLGICLGFQLLFDGSEEGAPDPDRPLPGLGLLPGVVRRLPPGDPVPHVGWNPVLWEGEPPDPLLGAEPGEPFYFVHGYAVAVGGDGRRSDGLRWAWAEYNGLRLAAAASRGNLWGSQFHPEKSGTAGLALLARFAGRCGC
- the hisF gene encoding imidazole glycerol phosphate synthase subunit HisF, which gives rise to MSWYRRVIPCLDVRDGRVVKGVRFENLRDAGDPAELAARYGEEGADEVVFLDVDASRQGRGPLLEAVRRTARRLFVPLAVGGGVRDLEDVADLLRAGADKVSVNTAAVRHPELIERASRRFGAQCVVVAVDARPAPPGSGFRWEVVVEGGSRPTGLDAVAWAEEAVRRGAGEILLTSVARDGTGEGFDLELVEAVAGRVPVPVIASGGAGRAEDFVELFRRTRAAAALAASRFHYGGMSLAEVKAALEAAGIPVRPAPARPASAPAAAAAGAGLPLAGGRARPVDPGAVRWDERGLCPVVVQEADSGRLLMLAWADREALRRTLEEGRAWFWSRSRGRLWRKGEGSGHEQRVLEVSMDCDGDALLYRVLPQGPACHLGTPSCWGDPPATWLDDLERLLDARLRDLPPGSYVAGLARRGAARLRQKVGEEAVEVVLAAAEGRRRLVEEGADLLFHLLLLLRSEGVAWSELLAELRQRHPLAARTAEGARPLPAAPERDAGYDQEGAPGRLAGTAG
- a CDS encoding 1-(5-phosphoribosyl)-5-[(5-phosphoribosylamino)methylideneamino] imidazole-4-carboxamide isomerase, whose protein sequence is MLIVPALDLLGGRVVRLEQGDFGRRLLDLDPLEAARRWVAEGARRLHVVDLDGARQGRPAQLELVARIAALGVPVELGGGLRGLEDVAAAFAAGAWRAVLGTAAVRHPELLAAALERWGPGRVTAQLDLRAGRPATAGWREEEPLDPRRLLRRWQEAGLREVLLSDASRDGTLAGFDPAPYLAVLPPDLAWWAAGGLAGPRDLERAAPLEERGLRGLIVGRALYEGRIRLGGERT
- a CDS encoding aminotransferase class I/II-fold pyridoxal phosphate-dependent enzyme: MRGVERLELDRNENPYPWPEEWLAELARRLAAHGLGRYPRRRGELEAALARYGRESASPPPTGELAVLATNGSDEALLAAVLAFTRPGEAVVYLEPGFAMYPQAAEVTGRRARPVPLGERWEVDAAALRAALAEERAAGREVLAFLCRPNNPTGNLWPLEAVEAAAATGAWVLVDEAYFEFAGESALGLVDRYPRLLVSRTLSKAFGLAGLRLGYVLGRPEAVERLRASLAPYTVNAAAVEAGLMLLERERLGVVAGWRQAIVAERERLAAELGRIPGLAVAPSAANFLLFEVDPRRSGWEARSLWRALDRRGVALRYFGDQVPRLERALRWSVGRPDEDERALALLRELVGAREATA